Below is a window of Chloroflexota bacterium DNA.
CTTCGGCGCGCTGGCGGCGGGCGATGAAGCCCTCTTTGCTGGCGCGAATTGTGTACCAGGTGGGCAGGCCTTGAATGTTGGACGGGAACAGGTTCTTGCCGCTCACCGGGATGCCCATTTTGAACAAGGCGCGCAGGAGGGTGGCGTTGGCGGTCTGACTGCCCGATCCGTTTTTGGTGGCGATGGTGATCGAAAAATCGTTCACCACCGGTTCGCCCGCCTTTGTTCGGGCCGGGTTGGGTTGTGTTTCAGCGATGGTCATTTCAAAAAACTCCTTGGGTGTAATGCGTATTAAACTTTATCGGAAATTGACCAAAGGACTGACGGGCTTGGCTTTATTCTCGATAGAGTCCATTGTGTATTGCGTATTCCGTATTCTTGTGCAATACGAAATACGTTTAAATTCAGGCCGCCGCCATGCCATTTCGTTCTTCGGGCATAACGCGGTGGCGAAGCAGGTTGGTGTGCTCGTTCAACAACGCCCGGCCCGAGTCGGCGTCACCTTCGAGGATCGAGTCGACAATGCGTTGGTGATAGTCCCACACTTCGCGTAAATACTGATAATCCGAAAACAGGTTCAACTCAACCGCTTCGTAGGCTTCCCAATATGCCTCCAGCAGGCCTTTGACGAACGGGTTGTTGAGGCGGCTAAAGATCAGCAGATGCAGATTCTTGTGCTCGGCGTGCGGAATCTGGATCGTCGCCCCATTCAACTTGGCCCAGGCTGACTGCATCAGGGTTTTGAGTTCTTGCTTGTCGTCGTCGGTCAGCAGGGCCACCGCCTCGTGCCAGAAACTTGATTCGATGTGGTTGCGCAGGGCGCTGAAGTGTTGGAAGTAATCGGGGTCGGTGGCCAGGGCAAAGAGCAGGCTGTAGCGAACGGCGGGCAGGAAGTCGTAGACCTCCAGCCTCATACCGGTTCGCGGGCGCACATCCACAATGCCCAGACTTCGAGCCACTTCCATTTGCTCGCGCAATTTGCCTACGCTGATATTGAGTTTGTCGCTGAGGTCGCCCAATGTCGGAAGCTGATTTCCTGGCTGATAGCCGCTGGAAACAATATGGCGAAGAAAGTCGGAGTCGAGTTCACTAAGCTTCATCTGATTTATCGGATAAATCGAATTGTTGATATTTTAGCCAGATTATCAGGTCTGTCAATCGGATGATTCTTCTTCACCTCAACATCAACGCATACTCCGTCAATTTCGGAATGATGCCGGCGGCGTCGAATGATTGCCACGACGAGCCGCCAGAGATATTGAAGATCGTCGCCCCGATCACGTACGAGTCTTGCCTGAGCAGGCTGTCGTACCAGGCCAACTGATCCACGTAAAAAGATGTCGGGTCGGTCACGCCCAAATCCGAGCCCCAGTAATCCCAGAAGCCCATCCAGCCTTGCGCATTGCTATAGCCGGGCCGCTGGCCCGCCCCCGCCCCGCCGTCAATGCCGGCTTCCGAGATCACCAGCGGAATGTTCAGGCCGCGTGGCAACAAAATGTCGCGATACAAAAAGCGATAGCGCCCGGCCAGCGGGCCGCGATCCAAATAGGCCGGAACCGGAGGGTGGCCGTAACTTTCGGGCAGGCCCTGCCCCCACCACAAATACATTGTCGGCGCGCCATACTCGTGCGTCGTCAAAATCGCGCCACAACGAATGCCCGCCTCAATCGCCGGAACGAAAGCCTCGAACTGCCAGGGTTCCGGCGTGCCGGTGGAGAACGCGCCGATGGCGGCCTTCAAGCCATGCTTCTGCATCTCGCAAGCCCGCGCCGCCTCGAACTGGGCGTACCATTCGTAATTCGGATAAGTCACCTCGTTCCAGCCTTCCCAGTAATTCACGTAATCCTTGTGTTGCAAATAGCGCGGCAGTTGCTCATTCACGAAATCAATCGCCCGTTGGGCCGCGTCGCCGCCGCCAATGTTCTCCTGTGGCACCACGAATCGGCCAATGGTGATCGTGTTCGGCGAAAGCTGTTTGACATCCTTGAGAAAGCCAATGTCGTCCACGCCCTTCATCACCGGCGGGCGAACGGCGGCCACATAATCCAAGATGCCGCCCGAATTGAGCGTGACGTGAAAACCCAATTTAGTTGGGCCGGACGCTGGCGCTCTGGTTGGAAAGGCAAAAACTGACCACGTTGGACTCGGCCCGATGACCGGCCCTAGCCCACCGACTGAAATCACCGCCGTCGTCGCGGTTGCCGGGGCAACCGTCACAGTTGGGGCAACAGTGGAAGTAGGAAGACCCGGCGCTGAGGTGGCGGCGGGCGTGGCTGTAGACGCCAAACGAAACGTCGGCGTGACGGTTGGCAAAACAACGGCTGTTCCCAATCCAGGAATCTTCAACAACTGCCCTGGAAAGATCGCATCCGTCGTCAAACCATTGGCCGCTTTGAGAGCGTCCACGGTGATACCGAAGTGAAGCGAAATTTGAAAGAGCGTGTCGCCCGACTGCACAACGTAAGTGGCCGGGTTGGTGGCCGAGGCGGCTATGGTCGGAACGAAGGTGTCGGTTGGAAGAAGAGGCGCGGCGGTGTCGGCGAGGGCGGCAAGCGTCTCCGTCGGGGAGTCAAACAGAGTCGGCTCAACCGTCGGCGCAAGCGTTGAGGTTGGCAGTTCATCTTCGCCCGGAGTCGCCGATCCGGCCTGAGCCGCGATCCGAGTCAATTCCTGCGGCAGAGTAATGACCACCGGCGCGTCAGAATTGGAAACGACGACAATCGCCCAGATGATCATGCCCAGCAGAATCGCGCCCAGAGTGATGACGACGACGATCAGAGTGCTATTAAATTTCGACATGGCCGTTATTGTACTCGAAACAAAACGAGCCACCTCTCACGGGAGAGGCGGCTCGGTTGAGATGAATGACGATAGACGACGGACGGAAGACGATGATTCGTCGTTCGTCCACCGTCTGTCGTCCAGCTTACGGCGCTGTCACCGTCAAGGTCATCACCATCTTGTTCGGGTGGACGCCACAACGAATGGTGAACGTGCCGGGGTTGCTGAAGGTGATGGAGGTCGTCTGGCCGGGATTGAGCGTACCGGCGTCAAAGCCGGCGATGTCTATGCTGTTCGGGAACGACAGGTACGGCCCGTGCTGGCTGTCGAGAATTGAGAAGACAATCTTGGCGCCAGCCGGGACGGTTAACTCGGTTGGCACAAACTCGAAGTTGCGCAAGGTAACCGTCACCGGGCCGGGCGTGGCGGTGGGGCCGGCGGTGGCAGTGGGCGAGGGTGTGATGCCTGGCTCGGGCGTGGCGGTGGGCGGCGCAGGCGTGGGCAGGGCCGCCAGGTCGGCTTCGGCCAGCGCACCGACACCGGCCATGTCTTGAGCGTTGAAGTACAGCGTAAACGCGCCGCCTTCTTCGGTGGTTGCCTCAACCGTGCCGTTCCCGTTCGCGTCAATGCCGGTGAGCAATTGCCCGGCAACGCCCGGAATCTCAGTTGTGTGCGCCTTGCGGTCATCATCGGTCTTGGCTTCGTGCGCGCCCAGGCCAAGCTCAAGCAGGCGCTTCGACCAGGTGCGAATATTGCCGGCGACGGTGATCAGCTTCTGGGCCTGAGCCTTGGCGTTGTCCGAAGTGTTGGCCGAGGCCAGCACCGCGTTGGCCTGCGCTTCGATGCGGTCGGCGTAGGTAAGGAGGCCAAAGCCGTCGCCGGGGTCGTCCACAAACTGGTCGCCGTCAAAGTCAATGTAATCCGGGCTTCCCTTGCCGCTAATGATGGCGTACATGTGCTCGATATGCCGGTTCATTGAATTGCGGTCGCCGTTTTGGGCGGCGTTGTTAAGTTCGCTGGTGTGGTGAGTCAACTCTTCGGCCTGGTCGAGCAGGCCGAGCGCGTAGCCGGTGTTGTTCGGGGCGTCACCAGAAACAGCCAGCAGGGCGCGGGCCGGGCCGAGCACGTCGTCGGCGATGCGGCCACCAAACACGATCTGGTCGGACGGGTTGGCCGGCGTTGATCCAGCGGCTTCCACCGTCACGATGAAGCCGGAATACTTTGCCACCAGGTTGTCGCCGTGTCCGTCCAGATAGATGAATTGGGCGTTGTTGCCGGCATCAGCCGGGAACGCGCCGAGCGGCAGGGGCGACGTGTTGGCTCCGCCGGTGAGCCAGGCAAAGAACGTGCCGTTGATTCCGGTCGGCATGCCGGAGAGCGAAAGCTGGAAGGAGTCGTTGCGAGCCGAGGCGTCGCGGAAGATTCCGGCGCCGTTGACGCTGAGAATTTGGACTTCAAACGGCACGGGCGTGGGTTGCGGCGTCTCGGTCGGGATCGTCACCGAGGTCGGCAGGGCGGCCACCGCCCCGGCCTCCACCACGTGGATCACGCCCGCCATCCCGCTCACGCCGGGTGAACCATGATATTCGCAGTAGTATTGATAGTCGCCCACTTTGTCGAACGTGATCTCGTTAGTGGAGCCTTGCTGGAAGCCGAAAGCCGGAAACTCGTCGTTGTCGAACGTCGCCGTGTGCGCGTCGGGATCGAAGTTCTGGAAGACGACGGTTGTGCCAACCGGGATCGTCAATTCTTTGGGGACAAACTCGTAATTTGCCAGCGGGAGGGTGACTTTGCCGCCTTCGGCGACCACGCCCGGTTCCGGGGTGGAAACCGCCACTTCTTCGCGCGGAGCAACGTACCACACGTAGTACGTGCCAAAGCCGAACAGCCCCACCAGCCAGTACAGGCCGAGGGTGATCCGCATTAAGTTCTTCCACCACGAAATGCGGAGCGCGGCTGGCAGAAGCTTGTTCATCCGCAGAAGAATGTAGATACCGCACAGAATAGTGATAAGGCCCAGCACGCCGTGAATGGCCGAGACCAGGGTGAAGGCTTGCATAAGCCGGGCCGGGATGCCGGGAATCACCTGCCGGCCAAAAGCGCCGCCCATGATGAAGATGACGAGAATAATATTGAAGAGAACCCATCCCGTCTGGTTGTATTGGTGAGCAGGGATGTTGCCTTGCCGGGCGAAACCGTAGCCCACCACCAGGCCGAGGAGCAAAATAATTTCGGCCACCAGGTTGATGTCGGCGAAGAGACTGGCCCGCGTGCCGAAGAAGCCGGGCGAGCCGCCCGCTTTGTTGTTGATGGCGGCGACGAAGAAGATGCTGGCTCCGATCAGCAAAACGCCGATGACGGCGGCCACTATCGTCTTGGTTGAGCCGCTTGGAGACTCTGACTTGGACATGAAATTCCTCCTGACCTATCGTTGAGAATGATGAGACAAACAAAACCCGATTGCTTCTGTCTGATTTTAGAATAAGGAGCCGTAATTGGCAAATGAGTTTGTAATGTTTCGGCCCGCCGCCAGACAATACAGGTGTTATATCGAAAAAAGCCTTGTGCAACCTGCTTACGAAACTCTAAGATTATTGGTCTTGACAGGCTAAATTCGGGCGATATAATCCAAAACACTTATGAAGCACACAATTATGCTGGTTTGCATGTGTATGGAGCGGGGGCGCTAACCCACCTTCGCTTCTGACCAAACCCAAAAATCACCAGGCCAAATAGCGAAGAGTGGGCGCATCCCCGGAAAAGCAATCCTTTCCGATGGAGCTTTTGCGTTCCGCTCTTTTTTTCGCTATTTGGCCTTTTTGCTTAAAAATGCTTACTCGACCCCGAATTAACTTCCTCTACGCAG
It encodes the following:
- a CDS encoding FadR family transcriptional regulator, encoding MKLSELDSDFLRHIVSSGYQPGNQLPTLGDLSDKLNISVGKLREQMEVARSLGIVDVRPRTGMRLEVYDFLPAVRYSLLFALATDPDYFQHFSALRNHIESSFWHEAVALLTDDDKQELKTLMQSAWAKLNGATIQIPHAEHKNLHLLIFSRLNNPFVKGLLEAYWEAYEAVELNLFSDYQYLREVWDYHQRIVDSILEGDADSGRALLNEHTNLLRHRVMPEERNGMAAA
- a CDS encoding LysM peptidoglycan-binding domain-containing protein; translation: MIIWAIVVVSNSDAPVVITLPQELTRIAAQAGSATPGEDELPTSTLAPTVEPTLFDSPTETLAALADTAAPLLPTDTFVPTIAASATNPATYVVQSGDTLFQISLHFGITVDALKAANGLTTDAIFPGQLLKIPGLGTAVVLPTVTPTFRLASTATPAATSAPGLPTSTVAPTVTVAPATATTAVISVGGLGPVIGPSPTWSVFAFPTRAPASGPTKLGFHVTLNSGGILDYVAAVRPPVMKGVDDIGFLKDVKQLSPNTITIGRFVVPQENIGGGDAAQRAIDFVNEQLPRYLQHKDYVNYWEGWNEVTYPNYEWYAQFEAARACEMQKHGLKAAIGAFSTGTPEPWQFEAFVPAIEAGIRCGAILTTHEYGAPTMYLWWGQGLPESYGHPPVPAYLDRGPLAGRYRFLYRDILLPRGLNIPLVISEAGIDGGAGAGQRPGYSNAQGWMGFWDYWGSDLGVTDPTSFYVDQLAWYDSLLRQDSYVIGATIFNISGGSSWQSFDAAGIIPKLTEYALMLR
- a CDS encoding cupredoxin domain-containing protein — its product is MSKSESPSGSTKTIVAAVIGVLLIGASIFFVAAINNKAGGSPGFFGTRASLFADINLVAEIILLLGLVVGYGFARQGNIPAHQYNQTGWVLFNIILVIFIMGGAFGRQVIPGIPARLMQAFTLVSAIHGVLGLITILCGIYILLRMNKLLPAALRISWWKNLMRITLGLYWLVGLFGFGTYYVWYVAPREEVAVSTPEPGVVAEGGKVTLPLANYEFVPKELTIPVGTTVVFQNFDPDAHTATFDNDEFPAFGFQQGSTNEITFDKVGDYQYYCEYHGSPGVSGMAGVIHVVEAGAVAALPTSVTIPTETPQPTPVPFEVQILSVNGAGIFRDASARNDSFQLSLSGMPTGINGTFFAWLTGGANTSPLPLGAFPADAGNNAQFIYLDGHGDNLVAKYSGFIVTVEAAGSTPANPSDQIVFGGRIADDVLGPARALLAVSGDAPNNTGYALGLLDQAEELTHHTSELNNAAQNGDRNSMNRHIEHMYAIISGKGSPDYIDFDGDQFVDDPGDGFGLLTYADRIEAQANAVLASANTSDNAKAQAQKLITVAGNIRTWSKRLLELGLGAHEAKTDDDRKAHTTEIPGVAGQLLTGIDANGNGTVEATTEEGGAFTLYFNAQDMAGVGALAEADLAALPTPAPPTATPEPGITPSPTATAGPTATPGPVTVTLRNFEFVPTELTVPAGAKIVFSILDSQHGPYLSFPNSIDIAGFDAGTLNPGQTTSITFSNPGTFTIRCGVHPNKMVMTLTVTAP